One segment of Solanum lycopersicum chromosome 1, SLM_r2.1 DNA contains the following:
- the LOC104647762 gene encoding uncharacterized protein, translated as MADSNYVDREKQKQADNDIKDMISSLTKRLAGLQRVHKASGGDSGQNLQGDDEDDHGTRIITLAGTNVGASMRGEMDEKAGIEGVSPGENEALKTYVNSNFQSINNSIMMGGSYCTNDPGVHLDITDRVDEQLPKPQGYKHKKGKKSDHHYEHSE; from the coding sequence ATGGCTGACTCAAATTATGTTGATAGGGAGAAGCAAAAGCAAGCAGACAATGATATCAAGGACATGATCTCTTCTCTGACTAAACGTCTAGCCGGCCTCCAACGCGTGCACAAGGCATCAGGAGGAGACTCAGGCCAGAATCTTCAAggtgatgatgaagatgatcatGGCACCAGAATCATCACTCTAGCTGGAACCAATGTGGGAGCCAGCATGCGCGGTGAGATGGATGAGAAAGCTGGGATCGAAGGTGTTTCACCAGGGGAAAATGAGGCCTTAAAAACATATGTCAACAGCAATTTCCAGTCCATCAACAATTCCATCATGATGGGTGGTAGCTATTGTACTAATGACCCTGGTGTTCATTTGGACATAACTGATCGTGTCGATGAACAACTCCCAAAACCACAAGGATATAAACACAAGAAAGGCAAGAAAAGTGACCATCACTATGAACATTCAGAATAG
- the LOC101253717 gene encoding WAT1-related protein At3g30340-like: MWNFKCLISSSCLKAWDDNSIKRQIRSVDRLGNTQMKSYVVYYPIFIMLAIDFAFAISNILLKKIIMDGMNHLVFITYRQAISTIFLAPVAFFLEKNTRPKLTPQIFCNLFLSAIVGASVTQYLFLLGMEYTSATFSCAFLNMVPVVTFLMALPFRLETINIKHGSGIAKALGTLVCVGGAFLLTFYKGMPLVHFSDQQSVSSSLKGDISSSKLKERWILGSLALFGGTLLWSSWFLLQTFIGKKYPCKYSSTVIMTFFSAMQSAVLTFSMDRRLSIWVPKEKIDMLSILYAGLIGSGMCYVGMSWCVKKRGPVFTAAFSPLVQVMAAIFDVPILHEQLHLGSVIGSAIVIAGLYFLLWGKNREMQKVVHETEEKKEKELPFKDLETNSEPRIP, encoded by the exons ATGTGGAACTTTAAATGTCTTATCTCATCTTCATGTTTAAAAGCATGGGACGATAATTCAATTAAGAGGCAGATTAGGAGTGTTGACAGATTGGGAAATACTCAGATGAAGAGCTATGTGGTATACTACCCCATTTTTATTATGTTGGCAATAGATTTTGCTTTTGCCATTAGTAACATACTTCTCAAGAAGATTATAATGGATGGGATGAATCATTTGGTCTTCATAACGTATCGGCAGGCCATTTCAACCATTTTTTTAGCCCCAGTTGCTTTCTTTCTGGAAAA GAACACCAGACCAAAACTTACCCCTCAAATCTTCTGCAACCTTTTTTTGAGTGCCATTGTTGG GGCATCTGTTACGCAATACTTATTCCTTCTTGGCATGGAATACACATCTGCAACTTTCTCATGTGCCTTTCTCAATATGGTTCCTGTGGTCACATTCCTTATGGCATTACCTTTTAG GTTAGAGACTATCAACATCAAACATGGAAGTGGAATAGCCAAAGCGCTTGGTACACTAGTATGCGTTGGTGGTGCCTTCTTACTGACTTTTTACAAAGGCATGCCGTTGGTTCATTTTTCAGACCAACAATCTGTATCTTCATCTTTGAAAGGAGACATTAGTTCCTCGAAATTAAAGGAAAGATGGATCCTTGGTTCTCTGGCCTTGTTTGGTGGGACACTTTTGTGGTCTTCGTGGTTCCTTCTCCAAACGTTTATTGGAAAGAAATATCCTTGCAAGTACTCTAGCACTGTTATTATGACCTTCTTTAGCGCCATGCAATCGGCTGTCTTGACTTTTTCTATGGACAGAAGACTATCCATTTGGGTTCCAAAGGAAAAGATAGATATGCTGAGTATCCTCTATGCT GGATTAATAGGTTCAGGAATGTGCTATGTGGGAATGTCATGGTGTGTCAAGAAAAGGGGTCCTGTCTTCACTGCAGCATTCAGTCCTCTTGTCCAAGTTATGGCAGCCATATTCGACGTTCCCATCCTCCATGAACAACTCCATCTTGGAAG TGTAATAGGATCGGCTATCGTAATTGCTGGTTTATATTTTCTGCTCTGGGGCAAGAACAGAGAAATGCAAAAAGTTGTCCATGAAActgaagagaaaaaagagaaggaGCTACCCTTCAAAGATCTAGAAACCAATTCTGAACCCAGGATCCCTTGA